TAAGGCGGAAGGTCCTCTTGCCGTCTGCGTTTTTTTGATCATTGCCTTGGCCGCAATCGCACTGGTGGGATTGGGGCTGCGCAACTAATTTATGGACCCGTTCGCAGGGGCCGGTGTACTTTCTCTTAGACTTGAGGAGCATGGAATGAGAGCCAAACGAGCCAAGGTTCAGTCCCAGTCACTGGCCAGCCGCATTGCCGGCATATCCGCGCTGGGCTTCGGCATGAGTTGGAAGGCTCCCGAGCCTGAACGCGTGGTCGTGCGCGACGTCATTACGGCTCTCGAAGACAAGCGGGCCCTATACTCCCAGGCTGTTTGGGAGGAACCCAGCCATGTCGTTCAATCCCTCCTCAAAATACGAGATGAGCTGACCAACGGCCTCAAGCGCGTCGGCGACAATTCCCCGGCCAAGGACGCTTTTCGTATCATGCGGGCGTCCTGCCGGGATTTCCTGACGCTCACCAGCGCTAAGGCCTATGAAAACGACAAAGGGATGATGCGCGGCGACCACATGTGGGAGCACGAGCAGTTCTTCATCGAATTAGGGAAACTCCGCGCGGTCTTTGGTCAGCAGATTGGTCTGCTCGGATATCTGTACGGCGTGGACATTGAAGAGAGCCTTGCTGCTATCCTTCCGCCAGAGGCAATCTAGAGCCAGGATTTGCTAACAAGGGCCTCGCGGGCAACGATTCTATGACGATCGGGATGGTGATCGGGCTGATCTTACTCCCCTTCGCTTGGGCGCTGCTGGCTGCCGCTAATAAGGCGCATCGTACGGAGACGGGTGTGGACGCTCCCACCCGCAAGGCGATGCGGAATATTCGCCGTAACGGCCGGCTGGAAGGGAATTAGCGAAGAGCTTACCGGGAATGGCCGCAACGCCAGCAACGCTGGCCTTCCTCGACGGCACCTCCAGCCCTCCCTGGCGAATTCTCCTATTCTGCAGCCTCACCTCAATCGAAGGTCGCACCAACTGAGAACAGCTGGCGCAAGATGAACCGACGCGCGGCTAAGAGCCTACGCCACGGCGCGCAATCTACGCCTCTATCGAGAATTCAACGGCACCTACTATTTCGTCAATCTTGAACGCGGCAATGCGATGGTGCGCAATCCGACGGAGGCATTTGATAACAAGGCGATCGCCACCGTGTTGAAGCAGTTGGGCGGTGATCCGAAGGATCTCGGAACATTGAAGCGGTTGCAGGCGGTGCTTGAGATTGTCAGCAAGGGTAGCGATGCCGCCGCCACGGTGATGCAGCCTTTCTTTAAGCTATACGATTTCCAGGTCGCAGCACGGCACCTGACTTCCGCTGAAACGGTGATGGAAAAACTCAAGACGGTGACCGACCGACTGAAATTGAAAGAGGATGCAACATTCGCGGAAATCTACCTTGCAATTCGAGATAGCCTGTCTGCCTCTTTCGAAAAAATGACGGCCATCGTCGAGACGCCATAAGCGGCACTCATTGCGCCGAACCGTCGTCGTCTAATCTCAAGTGGTAGCGCGTATGCCGTAGCTCACCCGTCCTCTTGAGAGCACCCTTCGCGATCAGGTCCTGTAGATCGCGGGTTGCTGTCGCACGGGGAGCCTTGGTGATGCTGATGTAGTTTTCAGCGCTCAGGCCGCCCTTGAAGCCATCGATGCCCTCCTTGAACATACGGGCAATGGCCTTCTCCTGGCGGGCGTTGAACTGCCCGCGCAGACGCTCATAGAGCTTCGTCTTCGCAATATAGAAGTCGACGCGCTTATTGGTGTTTTCCTGCGCTTCGAGGACGGTGCTTCCGAAGTACAGCAGCCAATCGGTTATCTCCATGCCCTTGTTGTTGTGTTCAAGAGCCTCGTAATAGTCCTTCCGCTTGCGTTCGATCGTATAGGCCAGCGCAATAAGCGTTGGCTGGCCGAGCTTTTGGGCGAGAGATTTTTCCGCCAGCGCGCGAGCAATTCTGCCGTTCCCATCCTCGAATGGATGAATGCCGACGAAATACAAATGTGCGAGGGCGGAACGCGTAATCGCCGGCAGCGGGTGGGCACCGTCAGGTGCGGTGTCGTTGAACCACGCGACGAACGCGGACATCTCTTTCGCCATGATTGCGGAAGGCGGCGCCTCAAAGTGAACCTTCCGGTGAGCGATCGCCCCGGAAACCACTTGCATGGGTTCAATATGGGTCCGATAGGCGCCGATCGTCTTGATGGTCCGGTCGCCGCTCATCAAAAGGCCGTGCCACCCAAACATGGTCTCGTCGGTCAACGGCTCCGAGAAATTGAGATACAGATCGACCATCATTTGCGCGATCCCGCGCTCGGCGGGAGCCACCCCGGCTTCCTGCCCTCCTAAACCGAACTGGTACCGTAACGACGACTGGACGCTGTCGCGGTTCAGGATTTCACCCTCAATCTCTGAGGTCTTCAGGGCCTCATCGCTGATGAGCTCGATCCGAAGGTTCTCCTGATCGTCCGGGCTGACGTGCTTGAAGGCGCCAATGAACTCCCCCGAGCGGAGCAGGAATTCCGCCTCCAAGGGCTCAAGAGCGGTCGCATCATAGGTAAAGCGGGGCCAAGTCGGCTCCTCCCAATTCCAGGCCATGAGTTATAGACCTCCTTTCTATAACTCACTGTGGGGCTTCAGGTGAGCTATAGCAAGTAAATCTATAACTCATTGGCGGGGGCCTGCGAGGCAACGAAGCACCCTTGACCGATGTCGCCCACTCACTTTATGTGTATTATCCAGAAAATGAGTAATATATGATAGCATCTCCGTACCAACCATTCGGCCAACTGCTCGTTGAACTCCGCCAGAAAGCGGGGATCTCCAGCCAGGGCGAATTCGCGACCCTTGTCAAAAGCAGCCAGCAAACGGTGAGCCGCTGGGAGGCGGGGCTCTCGCGCCCACGCGACAGCCAAATGCCGCTGATCGCCGCCGTGCTGAAGGCCGACGTTGCCGATCTGCTCGAAGCTGCCGGATTCATCCGGAAGACCGCTGTTGTGAGCTTTGACCAGCCGTTTCCGGTCGATGGCCTCACCCCGGACAGTTTCGAACGCTTCTGCCGCCATTTCCTGCAAGCCATGTACACTGAGGCCCTCGTCGAACATGCCGGCGGCCAGGGGCATACCCAGGACGGGCTCGATGTCACCGCCTCCTTCCCCGATGGCACGACGTTTAGCTTCCAGTGCAAACGGGTCGGCGAATTCGGGCCGCAAAAGGTTCACGCAGCCGTCGCCAAACATACCGTCGCCGCCGCGAAAAAGGTTCTCCTGTTAACTAAGATCGCAAGCCCACAGGCCCGCACCGCCATCAAAGACCATCCGGACTGGGAGATCTGGGACCGGGAGGACATCTCCTACAAAATCCGCCAGCTTCCCGTCGCCGACCAGGTCAGGCTGGTCGACATCTTTTTCCGGGGACAGCGCTTCGCCCTGCTCGGCGTCAATGAAGCGGGGCCATGGGAGACCAGTGAGGAATTCTTCGCCGCCTTCAACAATGCCGAGGGCGTGTTCAATCATGTTTGGCATCTCGTCGGTCGCAAGGGTGATCTGGAGGCCATGGATCAGGCCTTAGGCGATCCGAGCGTTGCTGCGATCCTGCTGATCGGGACCGGTGGGTCGGGAAAATCACGCATCCTCAAACAATCGATCGAGGCTTTCGAGGAGGGCCATAAAAGTGTCGCGGTCCGCTATCTCTCGCGAAACGCTGAACTCACGAAGAAGAGCCTCGAAGATTTGGGCAACAACGAAAAGCTGCTCGTAGTCGACGACGCTCACGATCAAACTGATCTTCAGATCCTCTTTCAGTACGCTGCCGATCCCGCCAACAAGGCCAGGCTCGTCCTTTCTCTTCGCCCCTACGGTCTGGACCACATTAAGGCCCAAGCCAGCACCTTTTCCCTGATCGGCCCTCCGCTTCGGGAAATCGCGCTGGAGCGGCTGACCCTTACCGAAAGCGAACAGCTCGCGACCCAGGTCCTAAAAAAGCACGGCGGGCCACTCTCCGCCGCGAAAGATATCGCCCGCCTTACGCGCGATTGTCCGCTGGCCACCGTAGTCGGCGCACAAGTCGTCGCCAAGGAGAAACGGCAGTTTAGCCTCGCGCAGCAAGAGGAAACCTTTCGGAAACTGCTGTTCTCGCGCTTCCAGACCATCATTGCAGGACAGATAGGCAACAAGAGCGAAGCCGGAACGATCAAGAAGGTCCTTCGGGTGCTCGCGCTATTGCAGCCAGTCCATCCCGAGGATGAGGCCTTGCTTCACGTCATCGAGCAAGTCGAGAGCATTAAGCCGCATGATGCCAGCCGCATCATGCGCCTGTTGACCGAGGCCGGCGTTCTGTTCAAGCGCGGCGAGCAATTCAGGTTATCGCCCGACGTGTTGGCCGACTACATCATTGAGGAGCACTGCGTCGGTCCACTCGGTTCGTCAACAGGCTATGCCGAGATAGTGTTCGATGCCGCCAGCGAAAATCTGGCCGAGCATCTTCTGGTCAACCTCAGCAGGCTTGACTGGAGGCGCTCGGATGGTGATCCCAGCAACAGCAAGCTAATCGATGGGGTCTGGAGTAAACTTAAACCGGAGCGGGACTTTAGTGATCCGCATATCAAGGCCATTGCCGCCGTCGCCTACTACCAGCCGGCCAAGGCAATCGAATTTGCGGAGAAGTTGATTCATGCAGACAAGTTTCTCAAGCAACTTCCCGAAATTCTTCGCAACGCGGCGTTCAATTTTGCCCATGTCCGCCAGGCCTGCGAGGCCCTTTGGGAACTGGGCAGGCGCGACAGCCGCCCGCTAGAGCAGCATCCGGAACACCCGATTCGTATCTTGGCTGAATTGTGCGAAGTCCAACCCAACAAGCCCCTGGTTTACAATGAAGCGATCATCGACTTCGGGCTGTCACTCCTAGACCAGCGAGAAGCGTGGCAACCTGCCTACAGTCCGCTGGATATCCTCACGCCGGTTTTCGATACGGAAGGACACATCACCGAGTCCATTAATTTCTCGCTGACCTTCAAGCCACACTTCGTGAAGGTCGAGGCGATCAAGCCGCTTCGCACTAAGGTCTTGAGCAGAATCATCGACCTCCTCTTCGATCCGGACGTTCGTGTCGGCGTTCTTGCGGCAGACGCTCTGGCGAAGGCCTTCAGGTACCCGATGGGAATGTTCAACAGTACCGTCTCGCCGAGGATCAGGGACGAGTGGACAGGTGTCTTCGTCGAAGGCTTGAACGCAATCGAAGCCGCACTAAAAGCGCGCCCGGTAGACGACCTCGTCAAACTATCGGTATGGAAAGCCATCTCTTGGCACGTCCAGTACGGGAAAGGTGACGCCTCGGACGCGGCACGCCACCTGCAGGCAGGCCTTCCTAGCTCTCTTGAATTTCGGACCCTGACAGTGCTCATCGATGGTCATGGCGTTGAATTTCGGCGCATCGACCCGATCAAGCACCGGGAGAAATGGGCAGCGCACATCGCTGCCCTGGTTAGAGACCTGGAAACCTCCTATCCAAACGCGGAGGCACGTCGCGCATTCATCGGCGGCCTTCTCGGCAGCATTTCCAGGAACTACAAGAAATCGTCGGCGACACCTTATGCCTTGTACGAGGCCCTGATCCGGTCGTCGATAGATTTCTGCCGAGTCACCCTGAACAACGCATTGGCCCAACCGGATTCCGAAACTGTCCGGTTTCTGCCCGGAGCGCTGATTGCTCTGTGGGATCACAGCCCGGATGAAGCACGTGCTGCAACAGGGGATCTGCTTGCGACAGGACGCGAACAATTCCTGTCGTCGGTTGCGCAGGCCTATTCCCGAGTCCTGACCAGCGGGCTCTACAGCGATTCAGATATCGCTGTCTTGCGGCGGCTCCTATCCAGCCCGAGTGCTTGGGTCGCCCGAAATGCAATTAATACTCTCACCAGCCTGCCCGAAGAGAAGGTCAGCCTCGTCATCGAACTAGCCCGAGTTGCTAACATCGGCGATTCACACCAGCTGGCTGACGAGTTGCTGACGGTCTTCACGTTCAACGAACTGTTCAAGCATCTGGCGGTGGAAGACGTGAACGCCCTCCTGGAAAAACTGATGGCAGTTGCCGAGCTTGAGGGTCATTGGGTGGAAGAGTTCCTGGCTCACGCCTCGCAGGCGTATCCCCGAGAGACCATGGCTTTCTTCATGCGCCGGGTCGACCGCGCCGGTGAGAAGGAGCAACGGAAATACCGCCCCATCAACCATGGGCCTTATGGTCGCGTCCCCTTGCGCTTTCGCGATTCCGGAGTCTACCCGGAACTGCTTCGGACGGTGGCCGAGTGGATGAGAGCCGGCAAGGACAAGCCCTTCCTTTTCGGCTACCGTGCTCGCGAGCTGTTCGAAACCTGTTTTAGGCCGTTTGACGGCGAGACCGTCAAGTTTCTCGAAGAATGGATCGCGACATCCGACGAGCAGGACTTGAACCTCATCGCCGGCATCCTCAACGGGGCACACCATACCTTCGTATTCACCCATCGTCCGTTCGTTGAGCGCTATCTGGAGAAAGCCAAGCAGGTCGGCCCGAAGGCGCTAAAGCACGCGATCGGCGCCCTCTTCAGCTCGGCAGTCAGCGGTGTCCGATCAGGTACTCCCGGAGAACCGATGCCGCGAGATATTTCCATGAAGGAGCGGAGCGAGCAGGTACTCCGATCGCTGCCGCGGTTTTCGCCCGCTCATAAGCTTTACGACGGAATTCGTAAACACGCCGAGGAGGGTCTTGCGGAGTCCCGGCACGTCAAGGAATCCTTTGAGGACTGATTCGCAGCTGGAGGAATATTGTGGTGGACGTCATCTGGATGCCGACAGCGATGCCAAGCGAACGCCATGTTGTCGTTCGGGCTCACCGAATGGGGCAGCCGCCGATCGACAAAGATTATTTCTCTGTGAGTGACGAGACCGATTGGAAAGGAAGCGGTCCCTTCGACATGCGTTTGGACGAAACGATCGAACGAGCTAAAAGCGTTGCGCAGAAAAGGGCCTGACGCAGGTGGTGGTGATCAGAGCAACGTAACGCAGACCGACGGGGGGCCTGGTGGCGACCGTCAAACAAGAGATATTTTCCAAGGTATTCACGACGGCTCCGAAGACCGTATCCACCGCTATTGCTTCGCTCTGCCGCGAGGTCAGTCCCCAACATCAGCCAATTATGGTGCCCGTCCGTCCCGAGCCCGGCGCGAGCATCGGCGAGTGCTTCAACAACGTGAACGCAAAGGTTATCGCCGGTCGACAGTTGCGGGATCGCAAGGATCTGCGACAGCTTGGATGCCTGCGCCTTTCCAGCGCCGGGCGGCCCCAAGAGCACGAGTCTCATCTCTTTTCTCCGTCAAGGCGATACCGCACACTGCTCGGCAATTCGCCGAGCCGTGCGGAACCAACAGCAGCAACCACATCGATCATCATGGAGCACTCGATCGATTGTTCTGCCGGTTCTTGACGAGGTCGTCGACCACGGCGGGATCGGCCAGGGTCGAGGTGTCGCCCAGGCTGCCCGGCTCGTCCTCGGCGATCTTGCGCAGGATGCGGCGCATGATCTTGCCGGAGCGGGTCTTTGGCAGGCCGGGCGAGAACTGGATCTGGTCGGGCGCGGCGATCGGGCCGATCTCCTTGCGCACCCAGGTGACCAGCTCCTTGCGCAGTTCGTCGCTCGGCTCGACGCCGGTCATCAGGGTGACATAGGCGTAGATGCCCTGGCCCTTGATGTCGTGCGGGTAACCGACCACAGCGGCTTCCGACACCTTCTCATGCGCGACCAGCGCGCTCTCGACTTCTGCGGTGCCCATGCGGTGACCGGAGACGTTGATGACGTCGTCGACGCGGCCGGTGATCGAGTAATAGCCGTCGGCGTCGCGCCGGCAGCCATCGCCGGTGAAATACTTGCCCTTGTAGGTCGAGAAGTAGGTCTGCTCGAAGCGGGCATGATCGCCATAGACCGTGCGCATCTGGCCCGGCCATGAGCGGGTGAGGCAGAGATTGCCTGATGTTTCGCCGTCCAGCATCTTGCCGTCGGCGTCGACGATTTCAGGGACGACGCCGAAGAACGGCTGCGTTGCCGAGCCTGGCTTCAGCTTGGTCGCGCCCGGCAGCGGCGTGATCAGGATGCCGCCGGTCTCGGTCTGCCACCAGGTGTCGACGATCGGGCAGCGGTCGTCGCCGACGACGCGGTGATACCACTCCCACGCCTCGGGATTGATGGGTTCGCCGACCGAGCCGAGCAGGCGGAGCGAGGCGCGCGAGGTCTTCTTCACGGGATCATCGCCCGACTGCATCAATGCGCGGATCGCGGTCGGCGCGGTGTAGAAGATGTTGACCTTGTGCTTGTCGATGACGTTCCAGAACCTGGAATTATCGGGGTAATTCGGCACGCCTTCGAACATCAGCGTGGTCGCGCCATTGGCGAGCGGGCCATAGAGAATATAGCTGTGGCCGGTGACCCAGCCGACGTCGGCGGTGCACCAGTAGATGTCGCCGTCGTGATAGTCGAAGACGTAGTGATGCGTCATCGAGGCGAATACGAGATAGCCGCCGGAGGTGTGCAGCACGCCCTTGGGCTGGCCGGTCGAACCCGAGGTGTAGAGGATGAACAGCGGATCCTCGGCGTGCATGTGCTCGACCGGGCATTCGGTCGTCACCATCTTGGCGGCGTCGTGATACCAGAGGTCGCGTGACGGATTCATATCGACCGTGCCGCCGGTGCGCTTGACCACGACGACCCAGTCGACGCCGTCCGCCTTGGCGAGCGCCGCGTCGACATTGGCCTTCAGCGGCACCTTCTTGCCGCCGCGCAGGCCTTCGTCCGCGGTGATGATCACCTTGGATTGGCAGTCGTTGATGCGCTGGGCGAGGCTGTCGGGCGAGAAGCCGGCGAACACCACGGAGTGGATCGCGCCGATCCGCGCGCAGGCCAGCATCGCGTAAGCCGCTTCCGGAATCATCGGCAGGTAGATCGTGACTCGGTCACCCTTCTTGACGTTGCGGGTGCGCAGGATGTTGGCCATCCGGCAGACTTCGTCGTGCAACTCCTTGTAGGTGATGTGCTTCGACTGCGAGGGATCGTCGCCTTCCCAGATGATCGCGGTCTGGTTGGCGCGCTTGGCCAGATGCCGGTCGATGCAATTATGGGCGACGTTGAGGACGCCGTCCTCGAACCATTTGATCGAAATGTTGCCGGGTGCGAACGAGACGTTCTCGATCTTGTGGGGCGCCTTCATCCAGTCGATGCGCTTGGCCTGCTCGGCCCAGAAACCGTTCGGGTCCGAGATCGAGCGCGCGTACATGTCCTTGTACTTGGCCTGGTCGACCCAGGCGCGCTTCGCCCATTCGGTCGATACGGGATACACCTTCTCGGCGGCTGCTCTATTCTGTGCGCTCATCGAAAATCCTCCTTTCATTGCATACATGCACTCTCATCATCTGGAGGGTGCGGCCACGCTTCTCGTAATCCGGCGACGGAAAAAGGGGCCGCCACCGTAAGCCAGCAGCGGCCCATCCCAGTCTAGGGAGGTTCAGCAGACGAGCCGGTCTGCCAGCGGGTCCATGTGCTGCGGCGCTTGCCAGAAGCCGAGCAAGACGAATCCAAAGGATTGGGGCCGGCGAGGGAGACATGATGATCTCGCCGGCTCCCAAGAGGCACGCGCGATCAGCTATTGATGTCTCGACCGCGTGTTTCCGGCAGCAGCAGAGCTCCGATAACCGCCGTCGAAGCTGCGAACGCGATGGTGTACCAGAGCCCACCGAAGATGTTGCCGGTTGCGATGACAACTGCAGTTGCAACGAATGGCGCAAATCCTCCGATCCAGCCGTTGCCGAACTGGAGGGCGACTGAAACCCCGCTGTATCGGATGCGAACAGGAAACAGCTCGACCAAGAGGGCGCCAAGCGGGCCGTAGACCATCGTCGCCAGGAACACGAGGGCGAAGAGCACTGCGATGACCATGGGACCGTTGGGCTCCACCGGCGCCTTCAATGCCGGTAAGCCTCTTTCAGTAAGCACCTTGAGGACCCTCGCTTCATCGAAGGCGACCGCAGCGTCATCACCGATCTGGACGGTGAGAGATGCAGCATCCGCCTTCACAACATAGGGAACAGCCCGCGCGGTCAAGAACGACTTGACGCGGGAGCACTCCTTCGTCGCCTGGGGACTGAAGAGCTGACCGAATAATGATTGGTCCTCACTACAGTCGTTTGCGTGAATCACTACCGAAGTTTTTGCGCGGAAATCGGCAAGCGCGGGATTTCCGTAGGTTGCCAACCCCTGGAAGAGCGGGTTGAACAATAAGGCCGACAAGGCGCATCCTGCAACAACGAGCGGCTTGCGCCCGATCTTGTCGGATAGCCAGCCAAAAAACACAAAGAACGGTGTTCCTAGCATCAGCGCGACAAGTAGATAGAAGTTAGCCTGTTCGAGGCTCATCTTCAGCACAGTCGTCATGAAATAGAGGCTGTAGAAATGGCCCGTATACCAAATCACAGCCTGACCAGCCACGACTCCGAAGATTGCGACCAGCACGAGGCGCAGATTGCGACGGTCACCGAACGTATCGATGATCGGATTTTTCGAGCCTTTGCCCTCAGCCTTCATTTGCTGGAACACCGGCGATTCGTGCATCTTGAGGCGGATGTACAAGGAGAGGACCAGAAGGGCGATCGATCCGACGAACGGAATCCGCCATCCCCAGCTCGCGAAGCTCTCGGCAGACATCGAAGAGCGACACAGAAGGACCACAACGAGCGAGAGAAATAATCCCAGCGTCGCCGTGATCTGGATCCAGCTTGTTGTGAAGCCTCTCCGATCCGCATCCGAATGCTCCGCAACATAGGTCACGGCCCCCCCGAATTCTCCGCCGACGGCGAGCCCTTGCAGCAGCCGCAGGCCGACCAGGATGGTTGGAGCCCACCAGCCAAAAGTTTCGAAAGTAGGCAGCAGCCCGACTGCCGCGGTGGCCAGGCCCATCACCAGCATGGTGGCGAGAAACGTCTTCTTGCGTCCGACGAGATCGCCGAGCCGTCCAAAGACGACCGCGCCAAACGGACGAAGGACGAAGCCCGCCCCAAATGTCGCCAACGCGGCGAGCAATGCCGCTGTTTCATTTCCCTTTGGGAAAAAGAGCGTACTGAAGAATGCGGCCAATGAGCCGTAGACGAAGAAATCATACCATTCGAAAACGGTGCCGAGGGCAGCGGCGAAGATGACGCGTTTCGTGTCGCGATCAAGACGACGAGAAGCGAGACTGGTTTCTGATTCCATGGCGTGAACTGACATCTTGTCCTCCCGCGTCAAACGTTCTGGTGCAGGTGAGAAGTCGCGCTTGCATCAATGCGCGGCGGCGGCAGGCCCTGGCGCATCAGAAAATCGCCCAACAAGCGATTGAAAGTATCCGGTAGCTCAAGCATGGGGAAATGCCCGGCCCACGGGATGTTGTAGAGTTGGCTATTCGGAATACCTCTCGCCAACGTTCGCGACTCGTTTGGCGGAGTGATGATGTCCTCATCGCCGACCACGACCATCGTCGGCACATGGATATCTCCAAGTCTTGCACGATTGTCCGACGCATTGAGCGATGCGATCGCCTGGCGCGCCACGAAGGCAGGCGTCTGTGCAACCTCATCCTTGGCAAAATCGATCAGTGCGGCGCTTGCACGAGAACCGAAGGATCGTTCGATGACTTTCTGGCTCGCGGCGACAACGCCCAGATCTTCAATGGCCTTGAGCACGTTGTCGACGTTGACGTCGGCGCCTAACCCATGCGGCGTGGCTCCCACCAGCACGAGCGCGCGCACGCGATCGGGATAAGAGAGCGCGAAATTCTGGACGACCGTACCGCCCATTGAGAGACCGATGAGCACGGCAGATTCGATGCCGAGCGTTTGATACACTTTCAGCACGTCTTCGACGAAGGTACCGATCGTATATTCCCGGTCCTCGGGACCCGGCGAAAGGCCGTGACCGGGCAGATTGATGCGCACCATCTGGTGACGGGCTGAAAACGCTTCGACCTGCTCGCGCCAGAACTCGGCCGTGGTCGTAAAGCCGTGCACGAATACCAGCGGCGTTCCCTCTCCAGACACCTGCACGACGGTGTCCCCGATTGTGATGGTTCTAATGGCCGTCATTACGCTCCTCCCGAGTTTGATTTCCTAACGAGAGGTTCGCAAGCGCCGTGCCACTCCTGCGTCCTGCGACGTGACGCCGCCCAACACTCTGAGGAAGCAGCAAAATTCTCGTGACCGCGGCGGCCCGGTATCGTTTGACGTTCATTGGTCGCGAAGCTAGTGTATCATTTACGTGACATTCATGTCGCGCAAGCGTGACACTTGTTCAGACCGGATTTCCGCAAATGGTCCTTTCGCAGTGGGTTGCCGGATCGTCGGAAGAGGCAGGCTTCCTGAGGCTTGTTCTCGATCATGTCTCAGACTGCCTCGTCGCGGTTGACACGTCCGGCACGATTGTCCTGATCAACCAACCGTATTGCCGGCTCCTGGGCGGCGCGGCGGACGACTTCGTCGGACGACATATCACCGACGTCGTGGGGCCACAGACCAAGCTTCATCTCGTGGCTCGGGGAGAAGGGAGCCATGTCGGCTACCCGTTGAAAGTACGCGGCCACCAACTCATCACGCGACAAGTTCCCGTACTCCAGGATGGGCAGATCATTGGAGCTGTCGGCTTGGCCTTGTTTTCGGATCTTGGCGCCCTGAAGCGAACTTTCCGACGGGCTACTCAAGCCGAGCTGGAGATGCCCCAGGGCAACAAGCCTTGGCGCTCCCGATTCAGCATGAGCGACATCGCTGGCCAAGGAGAGCTCATGGATACGTACCGCGACTCGCTCGAGGTGGTCGCCGGACACGATCTCCCCGTGCTGATCTCCGGCGAGACCGGTTCCGGCAAGGAATTGGCCGCTCATGCCATCCACGCGAGTTCCAGCAGATCCGAAGGGCCGTTCGTTTGGATCAATTGCGCTTCGATTCCAGGCGAACTGATCGAAGCTGAGTTGTTCGGTTACGAAGGCGGCGCGTTCACCGGCGCGCGTAGTCGTGGAAAGCTCGGGAAATTCGAGCTGGCTTCCGGCGGCACCCTATTCCTCGACGAGATCGGAGATATGCCGCTGCACCTGCAGGGCAGCCTGCTGCGCGTTCTCCAAACAAACGAGATCGTGCGCGTCGGCGGCACGACCCCAGTCGCCGTCAAGGCCCGCGTGGTTTGCGCGACCAACCACTCACTTCCGGAACTGGCTCGCACAGGCCGCTT
This genomic stretch from Bradyrhizobium sp. CCGB12 harbors:
- a CDS encoding DUF6650 family protein, whose protein sequence is MRAKRAKVQSQSLASRIAGISALGFGMSWKAPEPERVVVRDVITALEDKRALYSQAVWEEPSHVVQSLLKIRDELTNGLKRVGDNSPAKDAFRIMRASCRDFLTLTSAKAYENDKGMMRGDHMWEHEQFFIELGKLRAVFGQQIGLLGYLYGVDIEESLAAILPPEAI
- a CDS encoding Fic family protein encodes the protein MAWNWEEPTWPRFTYDATALEPLEAEFLLRSGEFIGAFKHVSPDDQENLRIELISDEALKTSEIEGEILNRDSVQSSLRYQFGLGGQEAGVAPAERGIAQMMVDLYLNFSEPLTDETMFGWHGLLMSGDRTIKTIGAYRTHIEPMQVVSGAIAHRKVHFEAPPSAIMAKEMSAFVAWFNDTAPDGAHPLPAITRSALAHLYFVGIHPFEDGNGRIARALAEKSLAQKLGQPTLIALAYTIERKRKDYYEALEHNNKGMEITDWLLYFGSTVLEAQENTNKRVDFYIAKTKLYERLRGQFNARQEKAIARMFKEGIDGFKGGLSAENYISITKAPRATATRDLQDLIAKGALKRTGELRHTRYHLRLDDDGSAQ
- a CDS encoding helix-turn-helix domain-containing protein; this encodes MIASPYQPFGQLLVELRQKAGISSQGEFATLVKSSQQTVSRWEAGLSRPRDSQMPLIAAVLKADVADLLEAAGFIRKTAVVSFDQPFPVDGLTPDSFERFCRHFLQAMYTEALVEHAGGQGHTQDGLDVTASFPDGTTFSFQCKRVGEFGPQKVHAAVAKHTVAAAKKVLLLTKIASPQARTAIKDHPDWEIWDREDISYKIRQLPVADQVRLVDIFFRGQRFALLGVNEAGPWETSEEFFAAFNNAEGVFNHVWHLVGRKGDLEAMDQALGDPSVAAILLIGTGGSGKSRILKQSIEAFEEGHKSVAVRYLSRNAELTKKSLEDLGNNEKLLVVDDAHDQTDLQILFQYAADPANKARLVLSLRPYGLDHIKAQASTFSLIGPPLREIALERLTLTESEQLATQVLKKHGGPLSAAKDIARLTRDCPLATVVGAQVVAKEKRQFSLAQQEETFRKLLFSRFQTIIAGQIGNKSEAGTIKKVLRVLALLQPVHPEDEALLHVIEQVESIKPHDASRIMRLLTEAGVLFKRGEQFRLSPDVLADYIIEEHCVGPLGSSTGYAEIVFDAASENLAEHLLVNLSRLDWRRSDGDPSNSKLIDGVWSKLKPERDFSDPHIKAIAAVAYYQPAKAIEFAEKLIHADKFLKQLPEILRNAAFNFAHVRQACEALWELGRRDSRPLEQHPEHPIRILAELCEVQPNKPLVYNEAIIDFGLSLLDQREAWQPAYSPLDILTPVFDTEGHITESINFSLTFKPHFVKVEAIKPLRTKVLSRIIDLLFDPDVRVGVLAADALAKAFRYPMGMFNSTVSPRIRDEWTGVFVEGLNAIEAALKARPVDDLVKLSVWKAISWHVQYGKGDASDAARHLQAGLPSSLEFRTLTVLIDGHGVEFRRIDPIKHREKWAAHIAALVRDLETSYPNAEARRAFIGGLLGSISRNYKKSSATPYALYEALIRSSIDFCRVTLNNALAQPDSETVRFLPGALIALWDHSPDEARAATGDLLATGREQFLSSVAQAYSRVLTSGLYSDSDIAVLRRLLSSPSAWVARNAINTLTSLPEEKVSLVIELARVANIGDSHQLADELLTVFTFNELFKHLAVEDVNALLEKLMAVAELEGHWVEEFLAHASQAYPRETMAFFMRRVDRAGEKEQRKYRPINHGPYGRVPLRFRDSGVYPELLRTVAEWMRAGKDKPFLFGYRARELFETCFRPFDGETVKFLEEWIATSDEQDLNLIAGILNGAHHTFVFTHRPFVERYLEKAKQVGPKALKHAIGALFSSAVSGVRSGTPGEPMPRDISMKERSEQVLRSLPRFSPAHKLYDGIRKHAEEGLAESRHVKESFED
- the acs gene encoding acetate--CoA ligase; the protein is MSAQNRAAAEKVYPVSTEWAKRAWVDQAKYKDMYARSISDPNGFWAEQAKRIDWMKAPHKIENVSFAPGNISIKWFEDGVLNVAHNCIDRHLAKRANQTAIIWEGDDPSQSKHITYKELHDEVCRMANILRTRNVKKGDRVTIYLPMIPEAAYAMLACARIGAIHSVVFAGFSPDSLAQRINDCQSKVIITADEGLRGGKKVPLKANVDAALAKADGVDWVVVVKRTGGTVDMNPSRDLWYHDAAKMVTTECPVEHMHAEDPLFILYTSGSTGQPKGVLHTSGGYLVFASMTHHYVFDYHDGDIYWCTADVGWVTGHSYILYGPLANGATTLMFEGVPNYPDNSRFWNVIDKHKVNIFYTAPTAIRALMQSGDDPVKKTSRASLRLLGSVGEPINPEAWEWYHRVVGDDRCPIVDTWWQTETGGILITPLPGATKLKPGSATQPFFGVVPEIVDADGKMLDGETSGNLCLTRSWPGQMRTVYGDHARFEQTYFSTYKGKYFTGDGCRRDADGYYSITGRVDDVINVSGHRMGTAEVESALVAHEKVSEAAVVGYPHDIKGQGIYAYVTLMTGVEPSDELRKELVTWVRKEIGPIAAPDQIQFSPGLPKTRSGKIMRRILRKIAEDEPGSLGDTSTLADPAVVDDLVKNRQNNRSSAP